The following are encoded together in the Cicer arietinum cultivar CDC Frontier isolate Library 1 chromosome 2, Cicar.CDCFrontier_v2.0, whole genome shotgun sequence genome:
- the LOC101506913 gene encoding uncharacterized protein, with protein MESSYEDIRRKTMEENKKRMEALNLTHLSQSLHKSSSTISKTSPRFTKGRPRVILPGDLQVTKMKHLRRHGLQPTFQVIEPLPSPMTTPTNPPSSQAPPSQAPPFQAPPSQATTSLAVQTIEPHLSPVTTTPTTVQATEATPSQVTTPRSVQETETTHFQETSSHSEDVVEDEPEISQKRNFTFWDVEVINEAGHISKTHLRVSDVLEAPPNVSRIITRWNSNGQPVGSAAGLLGGFLGEIARKFKDFPIMYDNWKLVPSTRKNEIFKDKIQSKFVVDDKDNKKYILSSLGKKWRDARCRLFKKFYKWDISLEENLQNYPRSINQDHWTIFVQYRRKTDTMEKADKNAANREKLKILHTLGSKTLARKRDELELRDGRKYSRGEMYSICHKKSDGSFVNDEAKEKYEQLQAEIGKTPSPNEAFVNVFGKEHPGYVRCMGLGITPSQITTSTSHSVRSMSSSEANEKMEKMQAEIDRLKKRDSEVDMLKEQIAFLMQMQNSRDKHAMDIESPIDGRRSSESSHQPDDRGTTSLGTN; from the exons ATGGAATCATCATATGAGGATATTCGACGTAAAACAAtggaagagaataaaaaaaggaTGGAGGCTCTCAATCTAACTCATCTCTCTCAATCCCTTCACAAATCTTCTTCCACCATTTCAAAAACCTCACCG CGTTTCACGAAGGGTCGGCCGAGGGTTATACTACCAGGAGATCTTCAAGTAACCAAAATGAAGCACTTGCGGAGACATGGTTTACAACCAACGTTCCAAGTGATAGAACCACTACCATCTCCGATGACAACACCGACAAATCCACCATCTTCTCAAGCACCGCCTTCTCAAGCACCACCTTTTCAAGCACCACCTTCTCAAGCGACAACATCGCTAGCTGTGCAAACGATAGAACCACATCTTTCTCCGGTGACAACAACACCAACTACTGTGCAAGCGACAGAAGCAACACCTTCTCAAGTGACAACACCAAGATCAGTGCAAGAGACAGAAACAACACATTTCCAAGAGACATCCTCTCACTCTGAAGATGTGGTAGAAGATGAGCcagaaatttctcaaaaaaggaATTTTACATTTTGGGATGTAGAAGTCATTA ATGAGGCGGGACATATTTCAAAGACACACTTAAGGGTATCAGACGTGCTTGAAGCTCCTCCTAATGTTAGCAGAATAATAACTAGATGGAATTCAAATGGGCAACCGGTAGGATCAGCTGCTGGTTTGTTAGGCGGTTTTTTGGGTGAAATTGCAAGGAAGTTTAAGGATTTTCCTATAATGTACGACAATTGGAAACTAGTTCCATCGacaagaaaaaatgaaatttttaaggataaaatacag TCAAAATTTGTTGTCGATGATaaagacaacaaaaaatatatcctTTCAAGCCTTGGAAAGAAATGGCGAGATGCACGATGTAGgttgtttaagaaattttataagTGGGACATTTCTTTGGAGgaaaatctacaaaattatccaCGTTCTATTAATCAAGACCATTGGACTATTTTTGTCCAATACAGGCGTAAGACAGATACAATG GAGAAGGCTGATAAAAATGCTGCAAATAGAGAAAAGCTAAAGATCCTTCATACATTAGGCTCTAAGACGCTTGCAAGGAAGAGGGATGAGTTG GAACTGAGAGATGGTCGAAAATACAGTAGGGGTGAAATGTATTCAATTTGTCATAAAAAGTCTGATGGGTCATTTGTCAACGACGAAGCCAAGGAAAAATAT GAACAATTGCAAGCTGAAATTGGGAAGACTCCTTCTCCAAATGAAGCATTTGTTAATGTGTTTGGAAAAGAACATCCTGGATATGTTCGTTGTATGGGACTTGGAATAACACCATCACAAATTACTACATCTACTTCTCACTCTGTAAGATCGATGTCTTCCTCTGAAGCTAATGAAAAGATGGAGAAAATGCAAGCTGAAATTGATAGGCTTAAGAAAAGGGATTCTGAAGTTGATATGTTGAAGGAGCAAATTGCTTTCTTGATGCAAATGCAAAATTCTAGAGACAaacat gcaATGGACATAGAATCGCCAATAGATGGTAGACGTTCATCTGAGTCCAGCCACCAACCTGATGATCGTGGAACAACTTCATTAGGGACTAATTAG